One genomic region from Granulicatella adiacens ATCC 49175 encodes:
- a CDS encoding PepSY domain-containing protein, whose amino-acid sequence MKKTTKILSLAAASLLAACSNQAAPAKETTTAAPETTVQQTTQAPATTVTATTSTANTATTSSAATNSSQSMGSQNAMQKELIDTFKKAFPDLDITTIEFVNGMYYEIEAINDTKEYTYRYDKATKSFSKYAEVPADPGERNEEKIDTASLKQVDDMAAVAQKEYPNGSIREWSVDRDDGEVIWEFDIYLGANDDVTVKVSNATGKVTEIDR is encoded by the coding sequence ATGAAAAAAACAACAAAAATCTTAAGTCTTGCAGCCGCAAGCCTATTAGCAGCCTGTTCAAATCAAGCTGCACCAGCAAAAGAAACTACGACTGCTGCTCCTGAAACAACAGTGCAACAGACAACACAAGCTCCTGCTACAACTGTGACAGCCACTACAAGTACAGCTAATACAGCTACTACTTCAAGTGCAGCGACAAATTCTAGTCAGTCTATGGGAAGTCAAAATGCAATGCAGAAAGAATTGATTGACACTTTCAAAAAAGCTTTCCCTGATTTAGACATTACCACTATCGAATTTGTAAATGGGATGTATTATGAAATTGAAGCAATCAACGATACAAAAGAATATACGTATCGCTATGATAAAGCTACAAAATCATTCTCTAAATATGCTGAAGTACCAGCTGATCCAGGTGAAAGAAATGAAGAGAAAATTGACACAGCTTCATTGAAACAAGTGGATGATATGGCTGCTGTCGCTCAAAAAGAATACCCTAACGGTTCTATCCGTGAGTGGAGTGTTGACAGAGATGATGGTGAAGTCATTTGGGAATTTGACATTTATCTAGGTGCAAATGATGATGTCACTGTTAAAGTTTCGAATGCTACAGGAAAAGTAACAGAAATCGATCGTTAA